GTGCTTGGAATCGCGAACCGCCGCACCATCACCGCAGCGACCGACCTCCACGCAATCGGTCTCCTGCGCCGACCTGCTCGACTTACGCCAACCGACCGGCTGTACCGTAATCACGCAATAGCCTCCATCTCGTTCGCACACTTGGTGATGAACGCGATCGACTCGGCGTCGTCCATCGCGAACGAGAGCAGGGTAGTGATCGCTTCCAGGTATTCCTGCGCTAGTCCGGGGTTGTAGAGGAAGGCCGAGGACCGGTAGTGCTCCAAATGCACGATCGGCTGCGCCTTGGGGAATTCGAACAGCACGAACGGCCCGACGTGCCCGGGGTGCCAGGTGGTGCTGCCGCTGGGCAGCACCCGGACGTCGATGCTGGGCCACGCCGCCAGTTCCGCCACCTTGTGCAGCTGCTCGGCCATCACCGCGTGTCCGCCGATCGGTTCGCGCAGCGCGTTCTCGCTGATGATCGCGGTCAGGCGCGGCGCATCGCGGGCGGCCAGCACCTCCCGGCGGCCGAGGCGCATGAGCACCAGCTTCTCCACCTCGCCGACCGGTTTTCCGTGCATCACCGCCCGCGCGTAGTCGGAGGTCTGCAGCAGGCCGGGGATCAGCCCGGTGGCGACGTTGGTGATGCGGGTCGCGGTGCGCTCGAACTCGATCAGCGCGGTCAGCTCCTGCCGCACGCCCGCCCGGTCCGCGGTGAGCCAGTTCGGCGCGTCGGCGTCGCGCGCCATCTCGACGAGTCGATCACGTTCAGTAGCCGAAACACCCAGTGCTGTCACGAAAGCGGCAACCACTTCCGGCGGAGGGACGGACCGCCCGGTCTCGTACCGCATCAGCTTGACGTGGTTGGTGTCGAGCTCGTGTGCCAGCGCACGCAGGCTCCGACCGACCGCTTCCCTGGCTTCGCGCAGCTCAGCGCCGAGCGCGCGGGCCTTCGGCGTGCCGCCAGTGGTACGGGTCATGAAACACAGCGAAACAGAATTCCGCGCCGGTAACTACTACCTGTTCAGGTAATTGGCCCCGCGTTTCAGTACCAGCAGAATGGTACGCGCGACGACGACCGGTCAGGAGCACGAGATGCGGACACCAGCGAGCAGCTCCCGGTGCCGGCGTCTCGCCACCGAACCCGGCTGCCAGGACGCGACCCACTCCCAGTGGTCGTCTCCGGTCGACTTGAAACAGGCGGTGATCGCATGCCACACCCGTTTCGCTGGCAACCCGGTGAAGGTCAGCGGCACGCCACGCTGAAACCGCGCCCGAAGGGCGGCTTTCCCGACGACGCGCAGATCGAGGCGCTGTGCGGCACGCAGATCACTGTGGACAACTCCGACGTGGCGTGGCTGTGGACGACCTGCCCGGAGTGCAACAAGGGCGCGCACGAGCTGGCCGGAACGCCGATAGTCCCCCGTTGAGCGCCGCGGGGCGGGCGCAAGTCCTTCCCACTGGCTGAGTTCGCACCTTCCGAACGGACGGTCCAGACCGTACTGTGTCGTCACCCGTTCGGGCTCCGGAGCGCATCGACGTGCCTCCAGGAAGCGGGCGGGCTGCCACGACACGGAGGATGCGATGTCCCAAGGCACGGCGACGACCGGCGAATCCCGGCTGCCCTTGCGCACCCTGATCGCTGCGAGCATCGGCAACGCCGTCGAGTGGTACGACTGGACGATCTACACCGCGTTCAGCGTCTACTTCGCGCACGCCTTCTTCCCCGGTGAGCTCGCGCTGATCAACACCCTGGCCACGTTCGCGCTGGCGTTCTTCTTCCGGCCGCTGGGCGGTTGGCTGCTCGGCAGGTTCGCCGACCTGCGCGGCCGCAAGACCGCGATGCTTGTGACCATCTCGCTGATGGCGGGCGGCTCGCTGGTGATCGGGTTGCTGCCGACGTTCGAGACGATCGGCTGGGCGGCGGCGATCCTGCTCGTCCTGGCCCGGGTCAGCCAGGGGCTCTCGCTGGGCGGCGAGGTCTCCAACGCCTCGGCGTACCTCGCGGAGATCGCACCGGCCGCCAAGCGCGGCCGGTACTCGGCGTTCTTCTACATCTCGACCGGCACCGCGCTGCTCATCGCCTCGCTGCTGGGCTACCTGCTGACCGCGCTGCTGACCGAGGAGCAGCTCACCGACTTCGGCTGGCGCATCCCGTTCCTGATCGGCGGCGTGCTCGGCCTGCTGGGCATCTGGTTGCGCCGGACGCTGGAGGAGACCGAGCAGTTCGAGGAGAACCAGGAGAAGGCCAAGGCGCTCCGGAATCCACTGTGGACCACGCTGACCCACCACCCGAAGGCGGTCGGGCAGCTGGTGGGCTTCAGCATGCTCTCGACGCTGTGCTACTACACGTTCTTCAGCGCGCTGACGCCGTTCGCGGTCAAGAACCGCGATGCCGACGCCACCGACGTGTTCCTGGCGCTGTCGATCGCCACCGCGCTGTTCATCGCGCTGCAGTACCCGATGGGCGCGCTGTCGGACCGCTTCGGCCGCAAGCCCCAGCTGCTGATCTGGTCGGCCGCCACCGCGATCCTCATCGTCCCGCTGTCGACCCTGGTCCGGCCCGGTCTCGGCAACCTGCTGGTGGTCTTCTGCGTCGGAGTCGCGCTCTACACCGCGATGACCTCGATCGCCCCGGCGATCATGTCCGAGCTGTTCCCCACCGAGCTGCGCGGCCTGGGCATCGGCGCCTGGTACAACCTCACCGTCGCGGTGTTCGGCGGCACCGCGCCGCTGGTCATCCAGATGCTGGCCCAGTACGAGCTGTCGTCGCTGTTCTTCTGGTACATCGCGGTCGGCGCGGCGATCGCGTTCTTCGTGATCCGCACCCTCCCGGAAACCCGGGGCACCGAACTCCGCTGACCCGCCGGGTGAAGGGCACGTCGGAACGTGCCCTTCACCGGGGCTCAGCGGAGGGGCACGAGGTCGTCGGCGTGGACGACCTCTCGGCGCTGTTCCGGGGGGAGCTGGTGGCTGGAGCGGCCGATGAGGTCCGGGAGCTCCGCCGCGTCGTAGGCGACCACTCCCCTGGCCACCACCGCGCCCGCGGGGTCGACCAATTCGACCACGTCACCGCCGTCGAAGGCGCCTTCCACCGCGGTGATGCCCGCGGCCAGCAGCGAGCGGCGGCGCTCGACCACCGCTGCGACGGCACCGTCGTCCAGCCAGAGGCGGCCGCTGGCGCCGGCCGCGTGCGCCAGCCAGAAGCGGCGGGCCGACAACCGGCTTCCCGTCGCGGCGAAGGCCGTGCCCACGTCCGCCGGGCCCAGTGCGCGCTCGGCCTGCGCGGCCGAGGTCAGCAGGACCGGGATTCCCGAGGAGCAGGCGACCCGGGCCGCGCCCACCTTCGAGGCCATGCCGCCGGTGCCGAGCCCGGAGGCGCCGGTGCTGCCCGCCCGCACGCCTGCCATGTCCGCGTCGCCGTTGACCTCGCGGATCACCGAAGCACCGCCGTGCCGCGGATCCCCGTCGTAGAGGGCGTCCACATCGGACAGCAGGATCAGCGCGTCGGCGCCGACCAGGTGCGAGACGAGCGCGGCGAGCCGGTCGTTGTCGCCGAAGCGGATCTCGGTCGTGGCCACCGTGTCGTTCTCGTTGA
This portion of the Saccharopolyspora antimicrobica genome encodes:
- a CDS encoding DUF397 domain-containing protein, whose product is MCERDGGYCVITVQPVGWRKSSRSAQETDCVEVGRCGDGAAVRDSKHRAGGYFAVSGAQWRSFVAGIRAGRFEA
- a CDS encoding helix-turn-helix domain-containing protein, with product MTRTTGGTPKARALGAELREAREAVGRSLRALAHELDTNHVKLMRYETGRSVPPPEVVAAFVTALGVSATERDRLVEMARDADAPNWLTADRAGVRQELTALIEFERTATRITNVATGLIPGLLQTSDYARAVMHGKPVGEVEKLVLMRLGRREVLAARDAPRLTAIISENALREPIGGHAVMAEQLHKVAELAAWPSIDVRVLPSGSTTWHPGHVGPFVLFEFPKAQPIVHLEHYRSSAFLYNPGLAQEYLEAITTLLSFAMDDAESIAFITKCANEMEAIA
- a CDS encoding zinc finger protein, translating into MPHPFRWQPGEGQRHATLKPRPKGGFPDDAQIEALCGTQITVDNSDVAWLWTTCPECNKGAHELAGTPIVPR
- a CDS encoding MFS transporter — protein: MSQGTATTGESRLPLRTLIAASIGNAVEWYDWTIYTAFSVYFAHAFFPGELALINTLATFALAFFFRPLGGWLLGRFADLRGRKTAMLVTISLMAGGSLVIGLLPTFETIGWAAAILLVLARVSQGLSLGGEVSNASAYLAEIAPAAKRGRYSAFFYISTGTALLIASLLGYLLTALLTEEQLTDFGWRIPFLIGGVLGLLGIWLRRTLEETEQFEENQEKAKALRNPLWTTLTHHPKAVGQLVGFSMLSTLCYYTFFSALTPFAVKNRDADATDVFLALSIATALFIALQYPMGALSDRFGRKPQLLIWSAATAILIVPLSTLVRPGLGNLLVVFCVGVALYTAMTSIAPAIMSELFPTELRGLGIGAWYNLTVAVFGGTAPLVIQMLAQYELSSLFFWYIAVGAAIAFFVIRTLPETRGTELR
- the proB gene encoding glutamate 5-kinase codes for the protein MSVELSATRQAVATAQRVVVKVGSSSLTTTEGGLDTARLSALVDSVARRVASGCQVVLVSSGAIAAGLAPLGLSRRPRDLATQQAAASVGQEALAHAYAESFSRYRLIVGQVLLTADDVVRRGHYRNAQRTLNRLLGLGAVPVVNENDTVATTEIRFGDNDRLAALVSHLVGADALILLSDVDALYDGDPRHGGASVIREVNGDADMAGVRAGSTGASGLGTGGMASKVGAARVACSSGIPVLLTSAAQAERALGPADVGTAFAATGSRLSARRFWLAHAAGASGRLWLDDGAVAAVVERRRSLLAAGITAVEGAFDGGDVVELVDPAGAVVARGVVAYDAAELPDLIGRSSHQLPPEQRREVVHADDLVPLR